The window ATTAGTAATATTTTACGTATTCGAAATTCGTATATATTTGGGTGATAAGATTCCCCGAGGTTTTTAATTTGGGCACCAACAAAGAGAAAGGAATTGCAAGACACCCATCAAAAACATAATAGCCCACAATATATTTATGATATATATCCCGACATCCATCTTAATCATCTTTGTTATTTAAAGGGCAAGGTTTAGGTCATGGATTATTATTGACGAGGCCTTAGATTTCCTATTCCAACAATAGGCTAATTTTTTTCACTGTAGAAGTGAAATGAATGATATATCtaacattgtaatttttggtgtttgaaCTAAAATGGAAGGTGTATACTTAAGATTGGAGATTGTCCAATTGGGGATTGTCTAATTTATTGGGATTCCTAGGATTAGGAGTTGTCAAATCCACCtaccaaaaacaaataaaaaaaactaaaatggaAGGTCCAatttatatatttcaaatttttttaatcttttcaaaacaaagctcTCCAACAATTcacaatctaaaaaaatattactatcaacccaatataaaagaaaaatgcttagaATAATGTCGAATATTGTGTGAGAATTAATTTTGGCCTGTATAAGAATTAAATTCATTACTCTTTTATCGTTGTGTACCACTGTACCGACTAGCACATTAATATctatttgaaaaatattattacaTGGTTCAGCCTAATGAACCTGTACATATGTTACAACTGCATCTGCTCTTTTAAATTTCCAAGAGGGCCAAAGCCTTTTTTATCTTTCACTTCCTCCTGGTTACAATTACAATCGTCGGTGTTTAAGTTTTGGCCACATTTCATGCAAATGCCTTTGCACCCAGGATCACAAACTGAATTCATGGTAATCTCAAGATGCACCATGTCTCTTATGTTCTTTGAAATGTCGATTTCTTTGTCTTCCAGGGGAAAATGCAGCCTATCGTCCAAATCGATTAGGGCATCATTGTCCTCATCGACATCCTCACCACTGTTTCCAAAGGCTGTATATATGTCTTCCCCATAAATAACACCCAGATCAATAGTCTCTGGTTCTTCAATGGGTTCTTCAGTGAGTAAAAGAGAGAACTCGGAGAATATACACTCAGCAGATGGCATGCCACACCTTCAACAGAGAATGATATTGAAACAAAGTTGTTAAAttgaaaagaacaataaaaacaaCTGAGATGGATAAAGGAATGCTTATTAggggataaaaaatatatatatatttttcacaaAACACACCAATCATATTTGTTCTGTTCTGTTATTGATGAGGGGAAAGATGGTTAGCCATAAGTGGAAAGAAAACCAATAATTGTATTTTACTACTAGCAATGATGATATGTATTATTAATGCTTGCAAAAAAATTCTACTACCTTAGTAGTCACCTAGAACCTGTTCTACTTCAGTAGTTAGCTCAATCAATGAAATAGTGGAGCGGAGAGGATACACCAACTTCTGTGCTTACCTCCCACACTTGAATCTTTATAAGACAAACAGAATAATATATAAAGATACACTTATGACATcccttaaaaataaataaataaataagatacttatgttgccattattttctctttttccttttaaaATGTAGGGAGCAATCTATCTTGTACCACGCAGACTTTAGCAGTAAAGAGCTGGTAACAGCGCCCTCTTTGAATCTAGCAGCTGATTAAACTTACTGGCCTGCAAATCTTATGCAAACCAGCTCGGCCAGCTGCATATAGCAATCAATTACTTTGTTTAAGCAAAATTGTCTCAACAGGTTCATCTTCTATGGCATACTTAGATGGAGTTAAACAATTTATAAACCATGATCAGGATAACGATTACTATGTTGTTATAACTTCACTATATAAAAGCACAGATTAAACCACAGCATAATGAATGCAAAGAAAATTTCAGACATGTTAATGAGCAAAGTCACAAGGGTAGTACCTACTGCAAAGAAGACCAATGACAGTTTTTATGATCCCATCAAGCctcaattttttcttcttcctattCACATCTATTGAGATCTGAACAGGAGTTCCATTAGGATAGTCCTTCACGGCTTTTGTGACCCGCAATCCCATGACAGAAGCCCTATTTTTCGATAAATCTGTGGAAAGATTTCCTAGACCTAAACTCTCCAAGGTAGTGCAGTACTCCACATGTGAAATTGATGCGTTTCTCTTATATATAACAGCACCTTCCCATGGTGACCCAGTAGATtcaacttcatcatcatcatcccaaTCCATAGACTCATCAATAAATGACTCAAAATCATCAAGTCCCTTGCATTTAGCAGTATACTTATGCAGCACATTTGGTTCAATTCTACAGTTTGTATATAAATGTCTGGTTTTACTATTTGAAACCAGTTTATTCCAAAAAGGGGTGAAGGAAACATATGCAATTTTATGCTGGGAGTTTACATTACAAGTCTTCCATTGAGAAAATTGTAAAGGGACTGCAGAGGATGAGGGGATAAGAAGTGACATTTTCAGGTTCCAATGATTGATAAACCTAAAAAATCAAACTCTGATTTGAAATTCCAACAATTATGCAAAAGCAATAGTTTCTACGTAAGGCTATATCAGCATTCAGTAGCTATTTCTTCCCAAATAATTTTGCAGTATACTGACTCACAATATTTGTGCTTATGTAAAGCAGCTACAGTTGACAGGAACTGTATTCTGATAAAGAAGAAGGATAGACAACAAGTGAAAGTAATTATTAGCGTTAAATGTTGCAAATGGGTATAAAAAGGGAAATTTACAACCGGGTGAATTGTcggaaccgaaccggtgatcgaaccgttcaggttactagttcactagtTCACTAATTCAACCGATAAATCGTTGGTTGAATCGGTCCCACATATATCaacaatataaaataatcaattaaaaagtgTTAAACCtaaattaatagaaaatacaTAACAACAATCAATATGTAAAACTACCTAATAGGAAAATTTCAATTAGCATTAAACCTACATTAAAACAACTAAATAAGAATAACAATCAAATATTAGACCTACATTAAAACAGCATCAATCAAGTATTAAACCTACTTTAAAACAGCAATAATCAAGTATTAAAACAGTAACAATCAACGACAAAaatccaaggttctgaaaaccagaCCGATCATCAAACTGCTCTAGTTACTGATTCACTGGTCCAACTGGTCTAACCAATGGTTCAACTGGAAGaaccgttttagaataaaataataaataaattataaataaacatccaaaaatataactatagtctaatataaatattaaaatattttccaaatttaaaacactacataaaatGTCCTCATCCAAatccatatgatcttatcaaaatacaaactcaagttaaatagtgaaaagaaatatcaaatattaaatgccaacataaagatttatcaatcatcaaaattcgCAAGACCTTGTTGCAAACCACACTAACAGCAGCTCTCAAAGGATAAACCCAATCAAAAACACCCTTAACAAGAGACTAAACAGAGCATAAAGTAACcacactaaacctgaaatcaatacagataaacaaaaataaaaaatttcaataatgatttgatttctattttttGCAACAGCAAGAAAATTTCAACAGAAATTTTAGAAATTGAAAAAACAGCAGCAGTACAAAATCAATGAGCAGAAGCACAaaattttcattaattattaGATTTCCATGTTTAGCAGCAACCAAATTTCAATAAaactttcagaaattaaaaaCACAGCAGCAGCACAAAATTTGAATAATGATTTCCTTTCCATTAATCGATTCACAAATTTTGCTCCAACCAGCAGGAAAATTAGCATTATCACCAACAGACAAATAGATTGACAAGCAGTTTACTTTATTCCCTTTTGGATGTATACGAATCCGCCTAAAAAAACAAATCCAAAGCatatatatatcataaataaaacaatGTACCAAAGAGAATGCCTTTTCCACAATACATATATAGGAGTTGGTTGCAAGCAAGTACCATGAAAGCAGTGCCACTAGCCTTCGACGGAGAGACGGAGGGCGAGCGGCGACACGACGGCGAGCTGCTCCAAGCCTCGAACAGAGAAGTCAGGGACGCTGGGGACGACGTTCCGAGCTACAGCCAACAAGAGAGGGCTTGGGTTCGGAAAGGGGGAAGGAGAAAGCCACGGACGGCGGTGACAACAGGGACGGCGGCGGCACTGCGGCAGAACCGTTGAGGAGGAAGCTAGGGTTTTGGGCTTCAGATAGGGGTGAGTGAAGGGGTGGGGGGCTGACCGGGTGGGTTTTACTTTTATTACCCAATTTTCCGTTGGACTTTGTGTTCCCAcacattttctctctctctcccttgtTGGCATTTTTCAACACTACTATTACTTCTTATATGAGGCCTCCAGCGCAGGCATTAAATGAgcttcattctcattatcatcgaTACATTCATTTTCGAGATGCATGTTTTTTCAATTCATTCTTATAATATCTTAGTTATGgtacttattattttattaaagtcattataaaaaatatttatccaaaatataaagtaaatgttaattatttttaatcttttgatGTGTTAAAATTTTTTCATTCCACTCTCAAAGTAAAACTAATAAAGTAATACTCTTAAAATGTTCTTTAATTCAGTTCATCTTTCATGTAGATGTAGTTGTATTAGATAATGATGAATTTGACACACTTTTATGTCAAGAGTACTCTATGTGCTTTTAAACATACAGTGAATGATAAAACTTAAGAAAGAAGGAGGCTCTAGTTAGCTTCTGTAAGTGTTGATATGTCAGAAAGAAAATTTATTGAAAGTAGATGTCAAGGCATACTAAGTACATAGATAAGAACACTAGATATTTTCATAATTTAACATCAGCAAGAAGATGGAGTAATCAAATTGATGCGTTGGCGATAAGTGGCAGATTGGTGAGGAATTAAGTCAGGATTAAGATTGCATTAAGAGATTTTTACAAGAACTTGTATCATCAGGAAGCGTCACCTTTGGTAGGTATTCGGGATGATCTAGTTAACAAGATACAGGAAGATGAGGCTACAGACTTAGAGAGGATGCATTCGGCTGACGAAATAAAGGAAGCAGTTTGGGATTGCGAGTCGTCTAAGACCCTTGGCTGTGATGGCTACAATATGAACTTCATTAAGAAGTGTTGGGGGAAAATTGGTCCTGAGTTTACTGCAGCTGTCATGGATTTCTTTCAGTTAGCTGAGCTACCAAGAGATTCTAATGTTACATGGGTAGCTCTGGCTCCGAAGTTTGTGGGAGCAAGGGAGATTAAAGATCTTCGGCCGATTAGCATGGTAGGGTGTGTATATAAAGTCATTTTGAAAGTGTTGGTACGGAGAATGGGAAGGGTAATGCCGGGCTTAGTAGGGGAGACTCAGAGTGCATTTGTGCAGGGGAAGAAGATTCATGATGGGACTTTAATCGCGTGTGAAATTGTGCAGTGGTTGaagcaaagaaagaagaaattagCAATAATCAAACTGGACTTCCAGAAAGCTTACGATAGAGTCAAGTGGAAGTTTGTGGATATTATATTTCAGAAAATGGGTTTTGGGCAAAGATAACGAGGGTGGATCAAGGAATGTGTGTGCACGACGTCTATATCACTTTTGATAAATGGCTCGCTTTCTAAATCTTTTAAGATGGAACGGGGCTTACGATAAGGGGATCCTCTTTCTCcgtttctttttgttcttgttgttgaggtCATTCATAAAATGGTAGTAGAGGTAGTAAGACATGGAAGAATTTCTCCTTTGTTGGTTGGAAAAGGCAATATTGAGTTGTCTCACTTGCAATTTGCGGATGACACAATACTTTTTTGCCCACCGGAGGAGGAGACCATCTGCAATTATAAGTAGCTTGTTGGGGGTGTAAAGAAGCAACGTTGCTAGTCAAATATCTTGGTATTTCTTTGGGAGCGAATCCGAGATTGGTCAAGACATGAAATCCTATTATAGACAAAGTAGAAGAAAAACTCAATTTGTGGAAAGCCAAAACAATTAATAAAGCTGGTAAGCTGGTACTCATCAAATCTGTGCTTAATAGTCTGTCGGTTTACTACCTTAGCTTATATAAGATGCCCAAAGCAGTAACAAATAAGTTGATATCTTTGCAAATGAGGTTCTTGTGGAGTAATAAGGACAGAAGGGATGGGATACCTTTGATGAGGTAGAAAATTGTGCAAGCTTCAAAACGCTTCGGGAGTTTAGGGGTGGGCGATGCAGTGCTCTGGAATACAGCATTattgttcaagtggtggtggtggttttcAAAGGAAGATTGCCCATTATGAAAGAAAATTGTGTGCTCTTACAATGACTTGAATCCAAATGTCATTCTTTCTTGTCAGTCGGTTCCTAAAAACAGTGGTTTGTGGAGGGACATTTGTCAGTTGCGAATAAGAAAACAGCAGGTGAGAGATAAGATGGTCAGAGGGTTATTATTAGAGTTAGGAGATGTTAGAAGAATTTGTTTTTAGGAAGATAATTGGCTACCATGTGGTGTGTTGCATGATATATTCTCAAGACTTTTTTCGGTTTCAAACCAAGTCGGATCTGTAATAGGAAATTGTGTGTTCtaggatgggttagagtggatatgGAACTTTCATTGGAGAAGGGTactattccaatgggagttggaattAGTTAACCAACTTCATGAGGTTCTACAATCTGTCAGGTTAACAAGTGAGAGGGAGCACAGAATagtataaaaatttgataaattagGAGTAtattctactaactcatttgtgcaggttttgCAGGCTCTCCCGGAGGACATTACGAGTTATAGTTTCACTATATCTATATGGAGAGGACTAGTACCACCAAGAGTTGAGCTATTCACCTAGTACAACTCTTCTATTAGAAAATCAGTGTAACCTAAATtgatttatgtataattttatgtCTTCTACTAAATCATTTTAATTCGACCGATTTATATGGTGACGAACTCTTAGAATAAATCGGTTTATTTAAAATGATTTATTATCAGGAACAGACGTACGTGTCTCGTTGTGGGGGCAAGCGCTCCactacaatttgaaaattttaaatagtatatgataataatatttatttgtccccactaaattattgaatttgactccataataatattttattttatttttggtacttcataactaatttaaaaatgtCATATTAatattagaatgatcaattcacaatttaaataaaatttgtattttttttagaaatcgactcgaaagagtattatttatcttttttttatattagttttaatttttttctgtaaCAACTATATAACATGAATGTGTAGTATTATtctatataaaaagagagatatttcgattgtattattaaaaaaagttacttaatttttttaaaatatgaaatgtaaataataaaatttttaattatatattattatttaaattactattttagtattttaatttataaattaaatattttaaaaactaatcatgttataactacataaaaaataactacatgtatatatattgaaataaaaaatacatattaaaaataaattaaacaatatatatatatatatttatatacaaatatataataattaatgaataatttaataactaatttttatatacacataatatttttattatatatatatatatatatatatatatatatatatattactttcactatcaaaattttttagattcGTTGCTTTACTATGCTCTTATACTAAATCATTTTAAGTGAGATCAatttatataaagatatttttaaaacgaATGTTAAAATAGGACAATTAAATAATATTGATAACCAAACATTTTAAAACAATGATTTGCCCTTATATTGTTGTGTTTGTGGTGtttctttaaataatttttggGTAAAAATGACATATGAGAGAGAGAATGTCTAAAGCCAGTTGTCATAAAAATTCGTTCTTTTTACAATTCTCACTCAGCGATAGATGCACATATTTTCGCTTGCAGGAGttgcaaaaatattaaataactttCGGTGCTTTTTTGTTTGAAACATTAGCAAAAATAAAGACTCAAAATTTCTTACATTTTCGctagcacaaaaaaattataaatttttgcaaAAAGGCACAACCCCCAACtccaaattaataaaattataaatgcaaaaataaaactaaatgtacaaattaataaattttatattttgatttatattgataaataatttttttatttaaataaaaaaagcacAACCCCCAACACCAATAACAATCCCATTAACAAATGGGCAACAAGAATAAGAATCATTACTCCACTCAAATAAAGATCCAAAGTTTTATTGGCtaaattgatacaattttttggGACTATTTTGTAATTATAATCAGATTAAACCATCAAAAATAACTACAAAAGATTGATTTGCTGACTAAAGTAACCATGGAAGATGATAATTCCTCAAATACCTACAATTGAGATTTGCTTCGTTTATCAAATGTGACCAAACGttaataaaatgttattaaattatataatatgtcCACATCCATTGCAATGTGGCAAAAAGATGTCTTACgtggattaattttttttaaattgcatttatttagtttattaaaaaaatattattccttCCAGCATTGAAATTAGAAGAAGTGAAAGAGGTATTACCCCTCTCTTTTGAGCACAAAATCAATCATGCCCTAACAGAGTagtttttcatcttctttttctctaGCGTAATCCCATTGTGCTCTGATTCCATTCCTGCGACGACATTGGAGAAGGAGGTTGCTGCTTATCCAACGGACCGTGTTTAGAGGCGAACTCTGTCACACTTGAAGACTCTATGAGGTAATACTTTTATGAACTAAGTCATTCGATGATTGTAACCTCTAAGTTATAAGAGTTGTTTGTTCAATGTGAAAAAATTAGTTCTGTTGTTGTGGTTATTTTTTATAGGATTTGGATTTGTGGTAACTTCATTATATTCTTGTTCCTCTATTTAAGCTGTATAATTTTTTATGGTTCGAATATTGTGGTAATTATTGTTCTTGAAACCAAATTGATAGTGAAGTTAGGTACCATGATGGTTAGAATTTGAGTAACTTGGAGTTTGTGAGATTGCCACTAATGgtagatttttttattcttttgtgtAGATGGCTACATTACATATCACTTTGGAGATATATCACagagaaaaatttgagaaaataaaagaTGGAAAAACTGTGTATGTAGGTGGAGAGAAATCTGAAATTCGAAGGGTCAATGTTGATACTCTTAATAGGTTTTTTATCAATGACCTCCTTAGAGATATAGGATACACCATGATCAATAAATGCTATTGGTTAGTGCCTGGAATGGAGCTTAATGGTGGTTTAAAGTTATTAAGGAGTGATAAAGACATAATAGAGATGTATGAAGCTGCATTAAGGAATGATAGTAGGATTTGTATATACACTGAGCACCCAATAAGCTTGCCAGAAGTTGTTGAAGACGGTGGTGGTAATGTTGCATCTCCTTCAAAGGGGAGAAAAAAGAGTTGTGCAAAGAAGACTCCAACTCTTAGAAAAAGAAGGCTACGAAGATGGCCAACACAATTGATCATCCCAAAGCCCAGCCCACCACACAGTCAGGTACCAGGCCCAATAGCCAACTTAATCAACATCTCAATATACAACCCAACACTCAGCCCAATACACAAGCAAGGACATCATTATCACAAGGCAGAAATTTTCTTAGCCAACCCACCACAACCATAAGACGGTCTAGTAATCCCATACAGCAACAAGAAGCCACAAATACCTTAAATTCACAACACAATTCTAGTTCTCAACCTTTTCATGCTGCCCCAACAAGAACTCCGGAGATACTAATAAGGCTCCAAGTATTTTTGTGCCAATTGATGAGGCTAAAGAATATTCAGACCCTGAACCAGGATTACACTGTTATAAGTTTGAGGAGCTTCAAAGTTGTGCAGATTCAGATGAGGAACAACCAGAGGTCTTCCTACAAggtatttactaatatttttcagTGTTCCTTTGATTATTAGTAAGTTAGAAGTTAgaacaataatttaatttttttctgaatTGAATAGTTGTGTGCAAATTACTGTATGATGAATATTAACTAATGAGTGTTGTTCATATATGATTATTTAAGTCAAAATTCAAAGGAAGTTATGATCCTTGTTATATTGCACACCAGTTATTATCCACTACAACTATTTTGTGCACCATGTTATTTATTATACCTTTGATAATCATATGCTTCAATTTTTTCTACTACATAGGTAATGCTGATGCACCGGTTGGACAAGTTAGGCTTGAAGTAGGTATAGAGTTTGAATCTTTAGAGCAATTTAAGAGGGCGGTGAGAAAGTTTAATATCAACTTATGGAGGAGTATTTTTTTTCCAAGGGTGGATAGTACAAGAGTGAAGGTGTTGTGTTGGGATGAGAACTGTCCTTGGCAGATATACTGTGCTAAGAGAAATTATCCCTTGAGCTATCAGGTGAAAACATTTGTGAACGAGCATACTTGTTGCAGGGTTGTGCATAATCAGTCTGCTAATGGAAAGTGGGTTGTAGATGAGTTGGAGCAGCAAATTAGGGTGCAGCCAATGATGACTGTTTGAGAGGCTGAGGATTACTTTAAGAAAGAGTATGATGTTTTGTTGAGTGAAAGAAAAATTTGTAGATTGATGGCAAAGGCAAAAGAAAGAATTGAAGGTAGTGAGAGAGCACAATATGCAAGACCGAGAATATGCCATGGAAATTTTGAATACCAACCCAGGATCCACTGTGAATATATGCACCACCAATGCCAGATTCAACTGTCTTGTTCAGAAGAATATATATTTGCCTAAATGCGTGTAGAAAGGCTTCCTTGCTGGATGCAGACCGTTTATTAACTTGGATGGGACCTTCTTGAGAGGATACTATGGTGGACAACTGTTGACGACTGTTAGTCAAGATGCGAATAATCACATTTACCCCATCGCATATGCTATTGTGGATTCGGAAACCAAAAATAACTGGAAATGGTTCCTTCAACTTTTTGCAAGATGATTTGGGTGATCAGAGGAATAACTATTGGACGTTTATGTCAGATCAACAAAAGGTACAATATTTAAAGTGTTTATACATTTTTTTGCATATAAACATGTCACCTGAAGTTACAAAGTGTTTATACATTTTTTCAGGGTCTTATTCCAGCTCTAGAAGATGTTATACCGGGGGCACAGCATAGGTATTGTGCCATGCATATATGGCACAACTTCACAAAGCAGTGGAAAAGCACAGACCTTAAGGGTGCAGTTTGGGTGTGTGTAAGGAGCACCACCTCCCAAGACACGGACACAAGCCATACTCTCATAGCTTTGATTTCATCTTCAATCTTCTTCTCAACCTTCGTGGCCATGTTAACATTTCTCTCCCTGTGGTTTGTTGGAACAATTGTCACATCTTGATTAGCAACATCACATTCAAGCTCATTGAGTCTTCTAATCAAACACCTTGCCAAACTTTGCCATCCCCCATCAATTTCATCAACCCAAACAAAATAATGGCAATCTCGACTCTACAGAAGCCAAAAAATCGAAATATCAGAGATGCAGAAGAACCCTATACTTGTCTAATTATCATAAATAATGTTTCATACCTTCGAAAAGGGGCAACGAATGAACCATCTTCCAGGATTAGTACCGTCAAAGATTCCAACAAGACAACATACTCACCACAGTGACATCTTCCATCcataattttcttcttcttcatcttcgaaTGTGAAGCTCCTGAAAATCTGCTTCCTTCGCTTGTAGTTACCTCTCTCCTTAACATTGCTCAAATTCTATGAGCATAAATTAATTCAGGAATTAGGGTTCTTCGCCTGTAGTTACCTTGGATGCCTGTGCTCGGGTGTAATTTTACCCTACAAAACTTGGGTTCTAACTAAGAAGAACGAAGAATTAGGGTTCAAATTGACCATAAATGATACACGTATGCCTACCAACACGTGTAATCGTCAACATAAACAATCCATGTATGCCACTCTGCTAAGGCTACATCAGACTTGGCTATTTTTGACAAACAGAACAAATCAATTGTGGGTATCTGAGGAGTTATATGATCTTCCATGGTTACTTTTGTCAGCGAATCAATCTTTCATGATTACTTTTGGTGGTTTAGTCTTATAATCATTTGAAGATTGGATTTATTAAAAGAACaccaaatttaattgaaaaataaggtGAAATTGAAGCTCTAGTTTCATTGTGTCATTTTAGCTCTACAAATCAATGTCTTGTAGATTGGATTTTATTCGAGGTGAAGTGCTCTTTGATTTTGGGTAGAGAACACTTTAAAATAGGTACAAATTGGAGCTCAAATTAGGTCTTCAATGGCAAAGCCCAATTCCTCATTTGTCAATTCGATTTGACATTGAAGCTAAAGCAGAAGAAGCTATGATGCGGTCCATTATAAAAATGGCAGAAATggatttttttaaggttttttgaaaatcaaattaattatcgaATTGTTTTAATTactgatttattaatttattaatttaattatgatttaattaaaataattattttataataaaatataaataaatatattaaaatataattataatttaggaAAGTTTTCAAATGATCCAGTTACCTTTATTGGCACTTTGTTATGCCATGCTGCAGTACCGTTGAGATATATAGTTAAAAATATTGATGGTGTAGATTTATTGCAATTATTATGGGCTAGAATCATAAAAAAATGGTGTAGGCTCTTCCCTAAACCTGTTCAAAGCGTGACCTGAAAAGCAACAGGGATATTGACATTGAGGGCAGATGGTGTGTGTTGTCAATTTATAAAGCCGCAGCTGTTAACTCAGCTCACAAGTGGAGCCGTTGGAGTGAGTTGGGTTTTTCTGGACTAAAAGGCACGagcctttgatttttttttttacaagtatTGAGATTGATTGGGCTATGTGAGATTTAAGTATCCATGGCTCTTTCATTAGTGATGTTGTGGAAGAAAGAAACCCTAACCAAAGCCAAACACTGTGACCGCCTTATTCACTCACTTGTTCTTCCAACCCCATTCTTGAATCAGAAAGCAACCCTACGAAGCCTACCCtctagactccaaaggcaaaaaCAGAAACTTGTTCTTCCAGGACCCTACTGA is drawn from Arachis hypogaea cultivar Tifrunner chromosome 12, arahy.Tifrunner.gnm2.J5K5, whole genome shotgun sequence and contains these coding sequences:
- the LOC112727000 gene encoding large ribosomal RNA subunit accumulation protein YCED homolog 1, chloroplastic: MSLLIPSSSAVPLQFSQWKTCNVNSQHKIAYVSFTPFWNKLVSNSKTRHLYTNCRIEPNVLHKYTAKCKGLDDFESFIDESMDWDDDDEVESTGSPWEGAVIYKRNASISHVEYCTTLESLGLGNLSTDLSKNRASVMGLRVTKAVKDYPNGTPVQISIDVNRKKKKLRLDGIIKTVIGLLCSRCGMPSAECIFSEFSLLLTEEPIEEPETIDLGVIYGEDIYTAFGNSGEDVDEDNDALIDLDDRLHFPLEDKEIDISKNIRDMVHLEITMNSVCDPGCKGICMKCGQNLNTDDCNCNQEEVKDKKGFGPLGNLKEQMQL